In Aquila chrysaetos chrysaetos chromosome W, bAquChr1.4, whole genome shotgun sequence, a single window of DNA contains:
- the LOC121232736 gene encoding endogenous retrovirus group V member 2 Env polyprotein-like, which yields MELPFLEVPTTNWTSLIKDGPNRNGLCLYGKGNTQQGPSFDLEVPDPKEVLITGRCLNITDNIWGDMDNCSLAENLGTFDKGKLERLGLNLTISFYYIRKPKRGPEKKGQEQDRRETHLGSRCNTGPGYWWLCGDGRARKSLPQNWKGHCVRGYLAPQISIFEGASPPRGFLRTPWLRVKRTENPLIIQGTRYHSFVRWLIPSLGVSELEKAIVNISATLEVIEKATIDAIQGLQLEIQSLSKVVLQNRMGLDMLLAKEGGLCVVINQTCCTYINQNQRTETDLEEIWEKTRILHEASQDDTSRDLTDILEKLTSWLPNLTWLKQLFVTIIIIILFSVVLGIVVRCGFLCCRSTGDSYSEWKKNQLRRKLETNKYFERMLDRETMY from the coding sequence ATGGAACTCCCCTTTCTAGAAGTCCCAACCACAAATTGGACATCTCTTATTAAAGATGGGCCAAACAGGAATGGATTATGCCtttatggaaagggaaatacCCAGCAGGGACCCAGCTTTGATCTGGAGGTACCTGACCCTAAAGAGGTCTTAATTACTGGCCGTTGCTTAAATATTACTGATAATATTTGGGGAGACATGGATAATTGTAGCCTTGCGGAAAATCTGGGAacttttgataaaggaaaattagaacgTCTTGGACTGAACTTAACTATTAGTTTCTATTATATCCGGAAACCAAAGAGGGGGCCAGAAAAGAAGGGGCAAGAACAAGACAGAAGGGAGACACATCTCGGTTCAAGATGCAACACAGGGCCCGGATACTGGTGGCTctgtggggatggcagggccAGAAAGAGTTTACCCCAGAACTGGAAGGGACACTGTGTTCGGGGGTACCTTGCACCTCAGATCAGTATATTCGAGGGAGCTTCACCTCCCCGAGGGTTTTTGAGAACACCTTGGCTCCGTGTAAAACGGACTGAAAACCCACTAATTATTCAAGGTACTAGGTACCATAGTTTTGTCCGATGGCTAATCCCCTCTTTAGGGGTAAGTGAGTTGGAGAAAGCTATCGTGAATATATCTGCTACATTAGAGGTTATAGAAAAAGCTACAATTGATGCAATTCAAGGGCTGCAACTGGAAATACAATCCCTAAGTAAAGTAGTACTCCAAAATAGAATGGGATTGGACatgcttttagcaaaagaagGGGGCTTATGTGTAGTTATAAACCAAACTTGCTGTACCTATATCAATCAAAACCAACGAACTGAAACAGATCTTGAAGAGATATGGGAAAAGACTAGAATACTACATGAAGCTTCCCAAGATGACACTTCTCGGGACTTGACagacatattagaaaaattaacctcctggttgccaaatttgACATGGTTGAAGCAATTGTTTGTCACTATAATAATCATTATTCTCTTCTCTGTGGTTCTTGGCATAGTGGTTCGATGTGGCTTTTTGTGCTGTAGGAGTACAGGAGACTCttacagtgaatggaaaaagaatcagttacgACGAAAACTCGAGACCAACAAATACTTTGAGAGgatgctagatagggaaacaatgtattag